The proteins below are encoded in one region of Paenibacillus sp. YYML68:
- a CDS encoding carboxymuconolactone decarboxylase family protein has protein sequence MNTRFDRGMETLRKLSGGQGTDPLDSIKRFSPDFYHMIIEFGFGDVYSRTQLDLKQRNLLTLSSLITQGAEGQLPFHLNAALNVGLTPEEIVEVIMHCTAYAGFPKGCGALAVAMKFFQERNISLTKEYALR, from the coding sequence ATGAACACACGTTTTGACCGTGGAATGGAGACGTTGCGCAAATTATCGGGCGGACAAGGAACAGACCCTCTGGATAGCATCAAGCGCTTCAGTCCCGATTTCTATCATATGATCATTGAATTCGGCTTTGGCGATGTGTACTCTCGTACCCAGCTTGATCTGAAGCAGAGGAATCTGCTGACTCTGTCTTCCTTGATTACACAAGGAGCCGAGGGGCAGCTGCCCTTCCATCTGAATGCGGCATTGAATGTGGGATTGACTCCAGAAGAGATTGTCGAGGTCATTATGCACTGTACCGCGTATGCCGGATTCCCTAAGGGCTGCGGAGCGCTTGCCGTAGCGATGAAGTTTTTCCAAGAGCGTAATATTTCGTTAACCAAAGAATACGCCCTACGTTAA